One window of Candidatus Microthrix subdominans genomic DNA carries:
- a CDS encoding ComF family protein, protein MCHRSGPSPCAACVDALRPLAAGELCPPPDGLDGAAALCRYEGVATTLITSLKYGRHRDAVRSLGAALAVMGGTWLDGATVCWVPAAPANRAERGFDQAELLAQAATAAARRMAIPSAGTARLLRRDPAPVSGGPHGQTGRSRAQRLTGPVLRPTGPSPVRVVVIDDVTTTGSSLSRAAMALRGAGARSVHALCVAATPYHPPPHR, encoded by the coding sequence GTGTGTCATCGAAGTGGCCCCAGCCCGTGTGCGGCGTGCGTCGATGCGCTGCGGCCGCTGGCGGCGGGCGAACTGTGCCCTCCGCCCGATGGGCTCGACGGCGCCGCCGCGCTGTGCCGCTACGAGGGGGTAGCCACCACCCTGATCACGTCGCTGAAGTACGGCCGCCATCGCGATGCGGTGCGGTCCTTGGGGGCGGCCCTGGCGGTGATGGGCGGCACGTGGCTGGACGGAGCCACGGTGTGCTGGGTGCCCGCAGCCCCGGCGAACCGTGCCGAGCGCGGCTTCGATCAGGCCGAGCTGCTGGCACAGGCGGCGACCGCGGCGGCGCGACGGATGGCGATCCCGTCAGCCGGCACGGCCCGACTGCTGCGCCGTGACCCGGCCCCGGTGAGCGGCGGCCCCCACGGGCAGACCGGACGCTCGCGAGCGCAGCGCCTGACGGGCCCCGTGCTGCGCCCCACCGGCCCGTCGCCCGTCCGGGTGGTCGTCATCGACGACGTCACGACGACCGGTTCGAGCCTGTCCCGGGCTGCGATGGCGCTTCGTGGCGCCGGGGCCCGGTCGGTGCACGCCCTCTGCGTCGCAGCGACCCCCTACCACCCACCACCGCATCGGTAG
- the rplU gene encoding 50S ribosomal protein L21, whose product MYAVIKTGGKQYRVEEGQRLNVERLNDDSEDLSLTPVMVVDGDTVLATPEQLGGASVSARVVGEGRGKKIDGFTYKNKSNNRRRYGHRQSFSTIEIVGISR is encoded by the coding sequence ATGTATGCAGTCATCAAGACCGGCGGTAAGCAGTACCGCGTTGAAGAGGGCCAACGGCTCAACGTCGAGCGTCTCAACGACGACTCCGAGGACCTGTCCCTGACCCCGGTCATGGTGGTCGACGGCGACACCGTGCTGGCAACGCCGGAGCAACTCGGTGGCGCCAGCGTGTCGGCCCGGGTGGTCGGCGAGGGTCGCGGCAAAAAGATCGACGGCTTCACGTACAAGAACAAGAGCAACAACCGGCGTCGCTATGGGCACCGGCAGAGCTTCTCGACCATCGAAATCGTCGGCATCAGCCGCTGA
- the rodA gene encoding rod shape-determining protein RodA, with amino-acid sequence MSLQSDYRRPALQPLSVRTRDMTAAWRHVDWVIVAVVSALTLIGFALVHSASRQFETGSMLPRQLVFALMSVGVMAAVAAIDYRRIIAKAQWVYLGSLLLLVAVLVPGVSKTVNGTQGWFDLGVFSFQPAETAKLATIVMLAALLGGDRIASRPLRLVASLALVGLPVGMVMVQPDLGSALVFVFIGAGVMFVGGIRGRYLVALAAIAVLGVVGILNSGALDDYQQDRLTTFVQERCPGNEDACYNVRQAEIAVSSGGLTGYGYGRGPQTTGRFVPEQQTDFIFTVAGEEFGFAGSALIIGLFAVLIWRMWYAAMVAPDPQGRLICVGVMVMCMFHLFENIGMSIGMMPVTGIPLPFISYGGSSLITMFAAVGLVLNVQMRQWDVA; translated from the coding sequence ATGAGCCTGCAGTCGGACTATCGCCGCCCGGCGCTGCAACCGTTGTCGGTTCGCACCCGCGACATGACCGCTGCGTGGCGCCACGTCGACTGGGTGATCGTGGCGGTCGTCAGCGCGCTGACCCTGATCGGTTTCGCGCTGGTCCACTCGGCCAGCCGCCAGTTCGAGACCGGATCGATGCTGCCCCGTCAGCTGGTGTTCGCCCTGATGTCGGTCGGCGTCATGGCAGCGGTCGCCGCCATCGACTACCGCCGGATCATCGCCAAGGCTCAGTGGGTGTACCTGGGTTCACTGCTCCTGTTGGTTGCGGTGCTGGTGCCGGGCGTGTCCAAAACGGTCAACGGCACCCAGGGCTGGTTCGACCTGGGCGTGTTCTCCTTCCAGCCGGCCGAGACCGCCAAGCTGGCCACGATCGTGATGCTGGCCGCCTTGTTGGGCGGGGACCGCATTGCCAGCCGGCCTCTCCGGCTGGTCGCCTCGCTGGCCCTGGTCGGCCTTCCGGTGGGGATGGTGATGGTGCAGCCCGACCTGGGGTCCGCACTGGTCTTCGTCTTCATCGGGGCCGGCGTGATGTTCGTCGGTGGCATTCGCGGGCGGTACCTGGTGGCGCTCGCCGCCATCGCCGTGCTCGGTGTCGTCGGCATCCTCAACTCGGGTGCGCTCGACGACTACCAGCAGGACCGCCTCACCACGTTCGTACAGGAGCGCTGCCCGGGCAACGAGGACGCCTGTTACAACGTTCGTCAAGCGGAGATCGCCGTGTCGTCGGGTGGCCTCACCGGCTACGGGTACGGCCGGGGCCCGCAGACCACCGGGCGCTTCGTTCCCGAACAGCAGACCGACTTCATCTTCACCGTCGCCGGCGAAGAGTTCGGCTTCGCCGGTTCGGCCCTGATCATCGGTCTGTTCGCCGTGCTGATCTGGCGGATGTGGTACGCCGCCATGGTGGCGCCCGACCCTCAAGGACGCCTGATCTGCGTGGGGGTGATGGTGATGTGCATGTTCCACCTGTTCGAGAACATCGGCATGTCGATCGGCATGATGCCGGTCACCGGCATTCCGCTGCCGTTCATCAGCTACGGCGGTTCGTCGTTGATCACGATGTTCGCCGCCGTCGGTCTGGTGCTCAACGTGCAGATGCGCCAGTGGGACGTCGCGTAG
- a CDS encoding Rne/Rng family ribonuclease — MAEEGPTTSPAPRRKPQIGDSIPAKVVAERSPGGAEPPSEGGSGEANKSPNRRRRPRNSGTGGAHNQPSDAPAAESGGQDSASQVSDDGASGSGSGSSGAPKRRRRRRGGKGKGGGGGPSATPIEAVLTDDGDPIELDEATLASRRGRHRNGQAVGRFQMNIHVTAEATHVAVMEGRQLIEHYVSRKADDASQIHGNIYMGRVENVLPGMEAAFVDISTPKNAVVYRSDVIVPEGQNKRSARIEEVLKARQLILCQVTKNPIAHKGARLTQEVSLPGRFVVLVPNSTTYGISKRLPDDERKRLRKILDKAKPKQHGVIVRTAAQNITAEEIQRDVARLLRQWDQIEALAKSQTKPGLLYREPDVATRIVREEFNADHRSVVVDDRKLFEELSEYVTSVSPALADRIEHYDPAAEGLSLFERHHVYEQLHKALDRKVWLPSGGSLIIEGTEALTVIDVNTGRNVGKSSLEETVFRNNLEAAEEVARQLRLRDIGGIIVIDFVDMDVKKHRDEVLKIFKAALARDKTRTHVAPISDLGLVEMTRKRIGEGLLESFADRCASCEGRGMTLPEELLG, encoded by the coding sequence ATGGCCGAAGAAGGCCCCACGACATCACCCGCCCCCCGCCGCAAGCCACAGATCGGGGACTCGATCCCGGCCAAGGTGGTCGCTGAACGAAGCCCCGGCGGTGCCGAGCCGCCCTCCGAGGGAGGATCGGGTGAGGCCAACAAGTCGCCGAACCGGCGACGGCGCCCACGCAACTCGGGCACGGGTGGCGCTCACAACCAGCCCTCGGACGCGCCGGCTGCTGAGTCCGGTGGCCAGGATTCCGCATCCCAGGTGTCCGATGACGGCGCGTCAGGGTCGGGCTCCGGCAGCTCGGGTGCTCCCAAGCGTCGGCGCCGCCGTCGGGGCGGTAAGGGCAAGGGCGGCGGCGGAGGCCCCAGCGCCACGCCGATCGAGGCGGTGCTCACCGACGACGGCGATCCGATCGAGCTCGACGAGGCGACGCTGGCCAGCCGCCGGGGTCGCCACCGCAACGGACAGGCCGTCGGCCGGTTCCAAATGAACATCCACGTCACGGCCGAGGCCACCCACGTCGCCGTGATGGAGGGTCGTCAGCTGATCGAGCATTACGTCTCCCGCAAGGCCGACGACGCCTCCCAGATCCACGGCAACATCTACATGGGCCGCGTCGAGAACGTGTTGCCCGGCATGGAGGCGGCGTTTGTCGACATCTCCACGCCCAAGAACGCTGTGGTCTATCGCAGCGACGTCATCGTGCCCGAGGGCCAGAACAAGCGCTCGGCACGCATCGAAGAGGTGCTCAAGGCCCGGCAGCTCATCCTGTGCCAGGTGACGAAGAACCCGATCGCCCACAAGGGTGCCCGCCTCACACAGGAGGTCTCGCTGCCCGGCCGATTCGTCGTGCTCGTGCCGAACTCGACCACCTATGGCATTTCGAAGCGCCTGCCCGACGATGAGCGCAAACGCCTGCGCAAGATCCTCGACAAGGCGAAGCCCAAGCAACACGGCGTGATCGTGCGCACCGCCGCTCAGAACATCACCGCCGAGGAGATTCAGCGCGACGTGGCTCGGCTGTTGCGGCAGTGGGACCAGATCGAAGCGCTGGCCAAGTCCCAGACCAAGCCCGGGCTGCTCTACCGCGAGCCCGACGTTGCCACCCGGATCGTGCGGGAGGAGTTCAACGCCGATCACCGTTCCGTGGTCGTCGACGATCGCAAGCTCTTCGAAGAGCTCTCCGAGTACGTCACCTCGGTGTCGCCGGCGCTCGCCGACCGCATCGAGCACTATGACCCGGCTGCGGAGGGGCTGTCGCTCTTCGAGCGCCATCACGTGTACGAGCAACTCCACAAGGCACTCGACCGCAAGGTGTGGCTGCCGTCCGGCGGGTCGCTGATCATCGAGGGCACCGAGGCACTCACGGTCATCGACGTCAACACCGGCCGCAACGTCGGCAAGTCCTCGCTCGAGGAGACCGTCTTTCGCAACAACCTGGAGGCCGCCGAGGAGGTGGCCCGCCAGCTGCGCCTGCGCGACATCGGCGGCATCATCGTCATCGACTTCGTCGACATGGACGTCAAGAAGCACCGCGACGAGGTGCTGAAGATCTTTAAGGCCGCCCTGGCCCGGGACAAGACCCGAACGCACGTGGCGCCCATCTCCGATCTGGGTCTGGTCGAGATGACCAGGAAGCGGATCGGGGAGGGGTTGTTGGAGAGCTTCGCCGACCGCTGTGCCTCCTGTGAAGGACGGGGCATGACGTTGCCCGAGGAGTTGCTGGGCTGA
- the rpmA gene encoding 50S ribosomal protein L27 encodes MSKTKGGGSTRNGRDSNSQRLGIKVYAGTEVTAGSIIVRQRGTRIHAGNNVGRGKDDTLFALADGMVSFDQRRNRKMVDIVAPE; translated from the coding sequence ATGTCAAAGACCAAGGGCGGCGGTTCTACTCGGAACGGTCGTGATTCAAACAGTCAGCGCCTCGGCATCAAGGTGTATGCCGGCACCGAGGTGACCGCAGGATCAATCATCGTGCGTCAGCGCGGTACCCGTATTCACGCCGGTAACAACGTCGGTCGCGGCAAGGACGACACGTTGTTCGCCCTCGCCGACGGCATGGTGAGCTTCGACCAGCGGCGCAACCGCAAAATGGTCGACATCGTCGCTCCCGAGTAG
- a CDS encoding TIGR03960 family B12-binding radical SAM protein, producing the protein MSSIWSSLEPLLERVQRPARYIGMEDGAIVPDPEAGRDDDTVAWLLVYPDSYEIGLPNQGLQILCEILNERDDAVAERAYAPWVDLEAELRAAGLPLFSVGNHRPAVEFDVVAFNLSAELTFTNVLNCIDLAGVPLRSADRTGDHPLVGAGGHCTTNPEPLADFLDFVVLGDGEEAVGELTEVIACSKRAGVADRQELLEALAEVEGVYVPSLYEPVYSGSGDLIETVAIAASAPDVVEKRTVADLAEWPYPRNQLVPLTEVVHDRLNVEVFRGCTRGCRFCQAGMITRPVRERPAEQVASMISNGLARTGYDEVALTSLSTADFSGIEPVVQAIVSDPISAGQVSVSLPSLRVDAFTVGLATSIRQGRRTGLTFAPEAGTWRMRQIINKLIREEDLYDAVEAAYSEGWRRMKLYFLTGLPSETDEDTLGIAKLARRCVEIGKKYHKFPSVTVSVGGFVPKANTPFQWFGQNTVTELQRKIYLLRDELRRDHGVQLKWHDPKTTLIEGVLSRGDRRLGAVLESVWRDGGTFQEWSEYFELDRWERALAEAELSPEYYANRHRDTDETLPWDHLSAGLHKDFLAQDWADALAEVGLPDCRWTPCYDCGACTGYGVEHVVASAVPPAGGSQGTGQNVTSDLGAVPVRLGTPVRAGVGVSS; encoded by the coding sequence ATGTCGTCGATCTGGAGTTCCCTCGAACCCCTGCTAGAGCGGGTGCAGCGCCCGGCTCGCTATATCGGCATGGAGGACGGGGCGATCGTTCCCGACCCCGAGGCGGGACGCGACGACGACACGGTCGCCTGGCTGCTCGTCTACCCGGACAGCTACGAGATCGGGCTGCCCAACCAGGGCCTGCAAATCCTGTGCGAGATCCTCAACGAACGCGACGATGCCGTCGCCGAACGCGCCTATGCGCCCTGGGTCGACCTCGAGGCCGAGCTGCGCGCCGCCGGGCTGCCGCTGTTTTCGGTCGGCAACCATCGGCCGGCCGTCGAGTTCGACGTCGTGGCCTTCAACCTGTCGGCCGAGCTCACCTTTACCAACGTGTTGAACTGCATCGACCTGGCCGGCGTGCCGCTTCGCTCGGCGGACCGCACCGGCGATCACCCGCTCGTCGGCGCCGGGGGCCACTGCACGACCAACCCCGAGCCGCTGGCCGACTTCCTCGACTTTGTCGTGCTCGGCGACGGCGAGGAGGCGGTGGGGGAGCTCACCGAGGTGATCGCCTGCTCGAAGCGGGCCGGCGTCGCCGACCGCCAGGAGCTGCTCGAAGCGCTGGCCGAGGTCGAGGGCGTGTACGTGCCGTCGCTGTACGAGCCGGTGTACTCGGGTAGCGGCGATCTGATCGAGACGGTGGCCATCGCCGCCTCGGCGCCCGACGTCGTCGAGAAACGCACGGTGGCCGACCTGGCCGAGTGGCCCTACCCGCGCAACCAGCTCGTGCCGCTGACCGAGGTGGTCCACGATCGCCTCAACGTCGAGGTGTTCCGCGGCTGCACCAGGGGTTGCCGGTTCTGTCAGGCGGGGATGATCACCCGTCCGGTGCGCGAGCGGCCCGCCGAGCAGGTCGCCTCGATGATCTCGAACGGGCTGGCCCGCACCGGCTACGACGAGGTGGCGTTGACGTCGCTGTCAACCGCCGATTTCTCGGGTATCGAGCCGGTGGTTCAGGCCATCGTGTCCGACCCGATCTCGGCGGGACAGGTGTCGGTGTCGCTCCCCAGCCTCCGGGTGGACGCCTTCACCGTCGGTCTGGCCACCTCGATCCGCCAGGGCCGCCGCACCGGGCTGACCTTCGCCCCCGAGGCCGGCACGTGGCGGATGCGCCAGATCATCAACAAACTCATCCGGGAAGAGGACCTCTACGACGCGGTCGAAGCGGCCTACTCGGAGGGCTGGCGGCGCATGAAGCTGTACTTCCTCACCGGGCTGCCGTCGGAGACCGACGAGGACACGCTGGGCATCGCCAAACTGGCCCGGCGCTGCGTCGAGATCGGAAAGAAGTATCACAAGTTCCCGTCGGTGACCGTGTCGGTGGGTGGGTTCGTGCCCAAGGCCAACACCCCGTTCCAGTGGTTCGGACAGAACACGGTCACCGAGCTCCAGCGCAAGATCTACCTGCTGCGCGACGAGCTACGTCGCGATCACGGGGTGCAGCTGAAGTGGCACGACCCCAAGACCACGTTGATCGAGGGCGTGCTCAGCCGCGGCGACCGCCGCCTCGGAGCGGTGCTCGAGTCGGTGTGGCGCGACGGAGGCACGTTCCAGGAGTGGAGCGAGTACTTCGAGCTCGACCGCTGGGAACGCGCCCTGGCCGAGGCCGAGCTCAGCCCCGAGTACTACGCCAACCGCCACCGCGACACCGACGAAACGCTGCCGTGGGATCACCTGTCGGCCGGCCTCCACAAGGACTTCCTGGCCCAGGACTGGGCCGATGCGCTGGCCGAAGTGGGCCTTCCCGACTGTCGCTGGACGCCGTGTTACGACTGCGGCGCGTGCACCGGGTACGGCGTCGAGCACGTGGTGGCCTCGGCGGTTCCGCCGGCCGGCGGCAGCCAGGGCACCGGCCAGAACGTCACCTCGGACCTGGGTGCCGTGCCCGTGCGCCTGGGCACGCCGGTCCGGGCGGGCGTCGGGGTCAGCTCATGA
- the mreD gene encoding rod shape-determining protein MreD — protein MARGRYALVLASVIILQLGVFSDLRLGGVHPDVTLLIAVVAGLVAGPRRGVVIGFWAGLLIDPVLPTPLGMTALVWAMVGFMAGMAEEMINSHTPLGLSLFVLGGSAGGSLLYAVVGQLFGAETLSGSDVGRIVGLISATNALLALPTIAVIEWAEDGRSNIAR, from the coding sequence ATGGCGCGGGGGCGGTACGCCCTGGTGCTGGCGAGCGTGATCATCCTCCAGCTGGGGGTGTTTTCCGACCTGCGCCTGGGCGGCGTCCACCCTGACGTCACCCTGTTGATCGCCGTCGTGGCGGGCCTGGTCGCCGGCCCCCGGCGTGGCGTGGTCATCGGGTTCTGGGCTGGGCTGCTGATCGACCCGGTGCTGCCAACCCCGCTCGGCATGACCGCCCTGGTGTGGGCCATGGTCGGCTTCATGGCGGGGATGGCCGAGGAGATGATCAACAGCCACACCCCGCTGGGATTGTCCCTGTTCGTCCTCGGAGGTTCGGCCGGAGGCTCGCTGCTCTACGCGGTGGTCGGACAGCTCTTCGGCGCAGAGACGCTCTCCGGTTCCGACGTCGGGCGCATCGTCGGCCTGATCTCGGCGACCAACGCGTTGCTGGCATTGCCGACGATCGCCGTCATCGAGTGGGCCGAGGACGGCCGCTCGAACATCGCCCGTTAG
- a CDS encoding DUF2344 domain-containing protein, protein MRVRIRYTVTGKIRFLGHRDVARAWERALRRAGQPVAYSEGFSPRPKLHFGLALSVGHESLAEYVDVDFSGPVDTAKLPPELSNHLPEGIDAVAAVAVQRSDGSLQAIVDACTWHLRSIDVDTQAAADRAAELLAAPALPATVSRKGKDVDWDLRPIIRSIDVTPDNGATLLVIELATAPRGIRIPELLAAFKPLTFSARVTRINQWTTTEGSRTEPVPMPPRVSHALRRAS, encoded by the coding sequence ATGAGGGTGCGGATCCGCTATACGGTCACCGGCAAGATCCGGTTCCTGGGCCACCGAGATGTGGCGCGGGCCTGGGAGCGGGCCCTGCGCCGTGCCGGTCAGCCGGTGGCCTACTCGGAAGGTTTCTCGCCCCGGCCCAAGCTGCACTTCGGGTTGGCGCTGTCGGTGGGGCACGAATCGCTCGCCGAGTACGTCGACGTCGACTTCTCCGGGCCGGTCGACACCGCCAAGCTGCCGCCCGAACTGTCGAACCACCTCCCCGAGGGGATCGACGCCGTCGCCGCCGTGGCGGTGCAGCGCTCCGACGGCTCATTGCAGGCGATCGTCGACGCCTGCACCTGGCACCTGCGCAGCATCGACGTCGACACCCAGGCCGCGGCTGACCGTGCGGCCGAACTGTTGGCTGCGCCGGCGTTGCCGGCGACGGTCAGCCGCAAGGGCAAGGACGTCGATTGGGATCTTCGCCCGATCATCCGCAGCATCGACGTCACCCCCGACAACGGCGCAACCCTGCTCGTTATCGAGCTGGCCACCGCGCCCCGCGGCATCCGGATTCCCGAACTGTTGGCGGCCTTCAAGCCGCTGACGTTCTCGGCCCGGGTGACGCGTATCAACCAATGGACGACCACCGAGGGGAGCCGCACCGAACCGGTGCCGATGCCCCCTCGAGTGAGCCACGCCTTGAGGCGTGCGTCATGA
- a CDS encoding rod shape-determining protein MreC has translation MGSFDRRTRLRLTISVVVLASITLITLDGRDVGVIETTKSAMGDGLTGGDGALGSLTRPFRNMWHGISEYDELKEENGRLREELAAQKNQGRDEALASRKLTELADLVGVTFTADYDTVVARRTSGPNSNWDSNTAYLDVGRADGVTEGMPVVNADGLLGQVEKAYETRSQIRLITEVDLRFSVRIGDQGLPGVGHGVGTFDRPWVIDSAVDLGADVSLGQQVVTSGVADSRFPADLPVGTVGRIQADDARKLTRLDVNLAADFATFDFVQVIKWTPDGPRPDTTPEADKSDAGGTGDGTTGDGESSTPTTEAGRPSADPFDPGDSDVGINPGSSTTTADPTKSGANSTTGAGGNPVGP, from the coding sequence GTGGGATCCTTCGATCGTCGAACGCGCCTGCGCCTCACCATCTCGGTGGTCGTGCTGGCCTCGATCACGCTGATCACCCTCGACGGGCGCGATGTCGGGGTGATCGAGACGACCAAGTCGGCGATGGGCGATGGGCTCACCGGCGGCGACGGCGCGCTCGGCTCGCTGACCCGTCCCTTCCGCAACATGTGGCACGGGATCTCGGAGTACGACGAGCTCAAGGAGGAGAACGGCAGGCTGCGCGAGGAACTGGCCGCTCAGAAGAACCAGGGCCGGGACGAGGCGCTGGCGTCGCGCAAGCTGACCGAGCTGGCCGACCTGGTCGGGGTCACGTTCACCGCCGACTACGACACCGTCGTGGCCCGCCGGACGTCCGGGCCGAACAGCAACTGGGATTCCAACACCGCGTACCTCGACGTCGGCCGAGCGGACGGGGTGACCGAGGGCATGCCCGTCGTCAACGCCGACGGTCTGCTCGGCCAAGTGGAGAAGGCCTACGAGACCCGCTCACAGATCCGCCTGATCACCGAGGTGGACCTGCGCTTCAGCGTCCGCATCGGCGATCAAGGCCTGCCCGGCGTGGGCCACGGCGTTGGCACCTTTGACCGGCCGTGGGTGATCGACTCGGCGGTCGACCTCGGAGCGGACGTGTCGCTGGGCCAGCAGGTCGTCACCTCCGGTGTGGCCGACAGCCGCTTTCCCGCCGATCTGCCGGTGGGTACGGTCGGTCGAATCCAGGCCGACGACGCCCGCAAGCTGACCCGGCTGGACGTGAACCTGGCGGCGGACTTTGCCACCTTCGACTTCGTCCAGGTGATCAAGTGGACCCCGGACGGTCCTCGGCCCGACACCACGCCCGAGGCGGACAAGTCGGACGCAGGCGGCACCGGCGATGGAACCACCGGCGATGGAGAGTCGTCGACCCCGACCACCGAGGCCGGGCGTCCCAGCGCCGACCCCTTCGACCCGGGCGATAGCGACGTGGGGATCAACCCGGGGTCCTCGACGACCACGGCCGATCCGACCAAATCGGGTGCGAACTCGACGACCGGTGCCGGTGGGAACCCCGTTGGCCCCTAG